Within Mustela lutreola isolate mMusLut2 chromosome 10, mMusLut2.pri, whole genome shotgun sequence, the genomic segment TCTGAGAGAGCCGACGACTACAATCAGCTCAAACAGAAAGGCGTCAGAGTGCCTCCCCTGCAGCAGACAGAGGCCCTGTCCTTCCTGAACAAGTCCAAGAAGACCACTTCCAAGTAGATGCAGCCCGGGCCCCCAGACGCCGCCTGCCCGCCCAGTGGACGTGGGGACCCAGCTCAGGGCCACCCCTGTGTGGCCTGGCCTTTTCGCTTAGAATTAAACTCTGTCCTTGGCCATGGACTCAGctcttccttctctggggacTTATGGGGGCCTGGGGCACAAACACACTGCCCCCCTTCCTGGGGAGACCCCCACACTGAGCCAGGGCCCACGCCCGAGACCTCAGGTTTGGGAGGCCTGAGACTCGGTGCCCAtccgctctctccctccccctgctgcacaAACCCACGAGGTGGGGGCTCCCCTGGCTGGGGCACGGCTTGGACCGGTTTGGAAGACGGTGGCGGCCGTTTTCGACGCCTGTTCCCGTCACTGCTGCGGGAGTGAAAGCTCTAGGAGGCCACGCACCCTGATCTGCGCGTTCGCCCGGTCTGCGTCCCGCACCTCGCAGGTTCGCGGCCCCCCGACGCGCTGAACGCCGGCACCCGAGCGCGGCGGCTGGTCTCGGCCCCCACCTCCGCCCGCCTGTGCACGCAGCCGGCCTTTCCCGCTTCGCGCTCGCCGCGGGCCCAGTGCGGGAGCCGAGGAACAGCGGGGACTCCCGCGCAGGCTCCCCGGGGGCGCCGGGCTGGGCGGCCTCGTCGGTCGGAGCAGAGCCGGGAGGCTCCAGGGCCCGCTTCTGCACCAGTGCCCGGCACCCGCGCGGTCTGGGGGTGGCCCGGCCCCCTCACCCCTGGGACCCCCGAGGGCCCTGCTGCCCgggcagccccctcccctgcagaCCCCAGCCCACGGGGGCCCCCCTCCTCTGCCGACCCCTCGTCCCCCCGGCACCCTCTCCCTCGTGGTCCCCGCTCCCCCCGCAGCCCCGCCTCTCCCCTGCAGCCCCTACAGCCCCTACAGCCTTTGCCCGGGCAGCACGCTCGCCCTCCCGCCGCGCCCTCCGAACAGCTAGGGCCTGGGGTGGGCGCGCGGGTGCGGGCTTCGCCGctgccccgcccccggccgccccgcccctccctccgGGAAACGTGTGCGCGGCGCGGGGGACCGAGGGCGGTGGAGCGCGCGTCCAGGGCAGCTTCGTGGTGAGGCGGGCGGAGGAGGTGGGCCTGCCGCGTCCGACCTGCCGTGCGAGGGGCCGCCCGGGGGTCCCGGAGCTGCggggtgggcggggggcggggctcgTAGCGCTGACCCGGCCCGGCGGCCGCGTGCGGGAAATGTCCGCCGGCTCCTGCTGGCAGCggggaccccccccaccccccccccaccccaccccccccacccaccccggcgCCCGCTTCCCCTCCCGCTGCTCGCAGGGCTCTCCCCTTcaccttttcttcattttgtttctttcttttttttttttaattttgaggccTCGGGGATCCGCTGCACGTCGGACCTTGACCTGCGGCCTGGGAGGAGGCGGGTGAGATCCACTGGCCGGGCTCTGGCCGCCTGGCCGCCTTCCTGGGCGCCGGAGTCCGGGCCCCCCCGCCAGGACTCTCCCTTCGTAAGCTGTGGGCGCCTCAGGTGCTTTGGGGGAGAAGGGGTCTGAGGTATGCGGTGGTAGCCCCAGAGGGTCCCCAGCTTGGGTGTCTCCAGGTACTGGGGGATGGGGGCTGGAGAGCCAGGCCCTCAGGATCCCCGCTCTGAGCACCTCCCCAGCTTCTGGCGGCTCCATCCAGCCGAGGTGGCTTCAGAGCCACCACCTCAGGCAGGAGTACTTTCCCCTGCCCGCCGCAGGAGCCCAGGCTTGAGCAGGTGGGGTTCACTCTTCTCAAGAAGCCCAAAGTGGGTGAGGGCTGGTGCTGCAGGGGTATCTGGGTTGCAGTGTGGCTGCTGCAGCTCCGGCCATCGTGCGAGGGCAGGAGGAAAGTGGCTGCTATTTTTTTGGTCAAAGTGAGAAACCGTGAGCTCCGCTGCGCTCCAGCCCTTTGCGGGCCTCCTGGTGACGTGGGAAAGCAAGAGCCAAGGTATTAAGCTTGTCTTGGGCCCCGGCTGTCATTTGGGGTGGCACATTGCTGCTGGGACAGAATGGGGATTCTGCCCACGGGCGGCAGGAGGGGACGTCAGGTGTGCAGCCCCAGAGTCGGCTTGGAGCCCCTTTCCCACACACACCTGGGGAAGCGCAGCCCACACTGTGCAGACACGCGGCCTCCCTTGGGCCTGAGAACAGCCACTGATCTGAGTGGCTACGGCAAAGCAGGTGCCCCGACCTGAGACGACCTGAGAGGACCTGAGAGGCAGGTCTCGTGGTTCAGAGACaagctcccttccttcctcccactggcctgggatgggggaagggtgGATGCAGAAGCGCGTTGGGGGCGGGTACGAACTGCCATCTCCTGAGTTTCTGGGTTAGCCTCTTGCCATTCGTGGGCCTGCTGTGCCTTTAAGCCTCTCTCCGGGGTTCCGTGGAAGGGGGTCCCTAGCAGGGAGACCCCTGCATCTCCAGCTCCTGCACTCCCGGCAGGCCCAGGGACCCACAGGCTCTGGCTTTTCCTGTAGGcagtggcggggagggggggctgcCCCTGGGTCCGGCTGGAGGACACAGGACACAGCTGCCGGTGCTCTGGACGCTCCAGCCTCCTGGGAAGGGTCTGGCCCGTACCAGCCGCCGCCGCGTGCCGTGTCTTCCCAGCCTCTGGAGAGGCTCCGGGGCCTTATCAGTCAGGaatggggagggaaggcaggcagttATGAGGTCAAGGACCCATGGTTTCGGCCAGGGCGGCCTCAGCTATGCCAgagccccctctcctccccctgggTGGGGACAGCCTCTAACATTCCTGAGGGAAGGGTTTGCAGCCTCCTGGGGTTGGAATTCTGCCTTGGCTTCCTCccatgtgaccctgagcaagtggCCCCACCACTTGGAGTCCTGGTCCCCTGGGAAGccaggtgaggtggggaggggggagccagcccacaagcccccccccccccagaccctGGCCTTCACTGCAGCCCCACACAGAGCCCCAGCCGCTGCGCTCACCGGGATCATGGGTTACGGGGAGTCGGACACCCGCACGCCTGCCTTGGTCTCCCTGCCCGAGAGTGCCTCGGCCcgcctcctgcccctccttcctccttccgcAGCCCTGCAGCATGCAGCCCCAGGAGAGCGGCGTCCAGTACAGCAGGTGGGATGACCGCAGCCAGGACGAGGTCCACGTGGCGGCCGGGTCCAGCGCAGAGGCGCCCTGCAGCTGGGAGCGGTGAGGGCCCACAGGCCCGCGGGAGGAGGCTCCTCGTCCCTTGGTGGCTTCTGTGCTGCAGGgcgccccaccccagccctggcagTCCCGGCCAGCCCGGGCCCTGCACCTCCCTCGCTGGGGTCCCTCCTGTCCCCCGAGTCGGCAGAGTGCACAGGCCACCCTCCTTCGGGgaccccctgccccagggccctcTCCTTTCCAGCCTAGCCCCCCAGTCTACTTGGGGACGGGCTCATGTGTGGGTGCTTCTCTCCCTAGGATCTCCCAGAAGCTGTGCTCGGGCAAGCTGGGCATTGCCATGAAGGTGCTGGGCGGAGTGGCCGTCTTCTGGGTCATCTTCATCCTTGGCTATCTCACCGGTTACTACGTGCACAAGTGCAAATGAGGCTGCCCAGCACGGACGCTCGGGGCTGGCTGCCGGTGCGTGGGGACGTGGGCTTGGACGGACCGACCCCTGTATGCCAGCACCCTTTTGTGTACAAAGAACCCCATATATACGGTCCTCGTGTACAGAAGACTCTTCTCTCTGGACAgaagcccccctgccccccgccgtGCTGTGGTCACTGGCCAGCACGTGGGCACACAGGTGCACATGCCTGGCGGCACGTGGCTAGCCGGGACATGCGTGGCTGGGAGAGGGGCTCGCTGGAGCTGGGACTGCAGGACCCGCCCCCACAGCCCCTGCAGGGAGAGGTCCTCCCCGGGCGGGCCTGGGGCCCACGGCCCAGTCTTCCATGCTGTGAAGGGGGTGTCCCTCTTGAGGGAGTGGATCCAATGGGAAGGCACTTCCCCGCCAAGGCAGCCATTAAAAGTCTGTTGAATGAAGGATGGGTGACAGCCGCTTCCACCGGGACCCAGGCGCCAGCCTGGCGTGAGGCCAGCTAGGGAGCACTCAGACCACAGTGGGAAGCTtgtgggaggggcctgccctccctccccctcagctCTGGGCCTTGGAATGTGTCTCTGCCTGGCTAGACCTTCTTGTGGGACGTGAGCCCCTGGGGGCAGGCCCGAGGACTGGCCACTGGTGGGACCTGTTCCTGCCTCACCTGACTGGCCTCGGACAAGGCCTCTCTGCTTAGGGCTTCTGTCCAGTCCCCCTGCCTTGTTCCCAGTAGGTGTCCTCTGGGCCCTCTGTTCACCCCTACCTACAGACTATAAGTTCACAGCTCAGGCCCCAAAAACCTTTGCCAGAAACACCTTAGCAGAGTGCTTCCCAGACAGCTGAGGGCAGGAGATGCCAGACAGTCACTGTCCTCTTGGGCCCCGAGACTGGAGATCACAGGGCACACCTGGGTGTTAGATGCCAAACTGGCAGGGGCGGACAGAGACCCCTCAAGACTGGCCTGCCTGCTAGGGATGGCTGCACCATGCCGGTGGTCCCTGGCTCTGCCCAcaggagggaggggtgcctggtgggccTGGCCTGGGTTGGGGTCTCCAAGCGTGATGGGGGCCGGCTGTGGGGTAGGGAAGCTGGTTAAGGGGCAGGGGGGCTGGTCCAGTCAGCCCTAGTCTCTGGGCCTCCGCACCTGTCTCCAAGACCCGTTTCCCGGCCCTGTTAGGCCACACTGGAGGACAGAGGGGTGCCAGCCGGCTGGCATGTACCCAGCCTTACCCTGGAGCCACCACTGGGGGCGCACTGGGGGGGGGACTCGGCTGGGCTGCACAGCCTCCATGGGCTCTAGGACATTGGCAGTTTCCCCAGAGGTGCAGGGGCTGGGTCTCCCCAGGACTGGGTGCGGCCTCTGCCAAGAGCCTGGCCAGGGTGCTGGACAGAAGAGGAGGGCCCTGGCGGCTGCCTGCCCAGCACTTCTGAGGtcactcttcccccaccccctgcccacttCCCAAACGCCCAGCAGGCctcagggcccccccccccccgcctcagCAGCCCCAGGCAGAGCCCAGTGAGTGTGTGGGACAGGTCAGACtagaggggctgggggcagggcccaAGCACAGCGAGGagggggcacagagcaggtgggAGCAGCAAGCACATGTGGTCCACATGCGAGGGGCACTATGGGGAACCAGTCCCGGGatggtgcccttggcccctccaGCTCAGCCCAGCACTGCCCAGTGATCCCTGTGGGTCCTCCCTGGCTTAGGGGAGGTACCGCGTGGGCTAGTTGATGACAAAAGCCATTAAGACCCAGCCTTCATGCTCCATGCACCCTGAGGCCCAGCAGGTGTCAGGACAGAGCAGGTGCCGCGGGGCTCCCTGGCGCACGCGCATGTTCCCTGCCATGGGCCCCACCAGCGCCAGGCTGATGTGCTGGGAGGCTGCAGGCGGAGCCCCTCAGGCCACAAGCCACCTTGTGAGTTGTCTCTGCCAGATGTGGGCCCCGGGGCCCTGGCCAGGGAGGGGGCAGCCCCCTGCTGAGTTGTCAGGCGATCTTTCCTCGCACATCTGACTCATGAGTGAGACCTGCCGGGGACAGGTGCCCCTGTGAGGGGGTCCAACGCCCACTCTAGGCCTGGAGGGTCCAGCAGCCTCCCTGGGCAGAGCCCGTGTGATTGTTAAGTGCCTCTTGCTTTTTGCTGGCAAGATCTGGGCTGGGAAGGGGGGGTTCAGGTCCTCTGTTTCCCCCCAGACACTACCCTGAAATACTGCCAAGGAAGGAATtgctggggaggggcacagaTGTTTTTATTAAAGGACTTTTATGAGCGGGCCGGACTGGCAAAGAGGAAGGATGTCTGGTTTCTGGTCGTAAGCTCAGTGCATCCGCACACCTCATGCAGGGCTGGGCTGCGTCCGAAAGGCACCAGGCCGGCAGTTCTGCCGTCAGCGAGGTCACAGCTGACGGCATGTGGCCCGCCCAGCCGCAGACCCATGCCAGCCAGCCCACCCACAGCAGTCactccctgggagcccagggtgCATGAGATAACAAAGCCAGAGCCACCAGCGCAGATGTTGGTTAGGTCTGGGGttaacaaaacaaggaaaagccACCATCTGGCACCGTCAGCCCAGGGACGGGAGGGCCTGGAGATGTCCAGAGAGCCCGCTGGGTCCTCGAAAGCAGCCTGGCTGAGCTCTGGGAGAACCTCGTGCCTCCGTGAGCTCCCCTGCTTCCCTGTGTCCGGTTTTGATGGCTAAATGCACGGGTTCAGTGAGCCTCCCGCAAACACTCCCCAAGTCAGCAGAACACACGAACTGTCTCTTGCAGGTCACAGAACGTGACACCGATGGGGTCACAAAATACCAAAAGCCAGAGTCGGTGTTTTGTAGCCCAGCCCGGCCACCAAGCAGGGAGGTCAGTGAAACCCCTACCCTGCGGCCGGCTGCGGCCTGGGGTTCCAGGAAGGGGCATGCACGTGCACttgcacacagaaacacacacacactcacgccgTGGTGTGGGGCCCAAGACATTCAaaactggaaagaacctaaaACAAAATGCTGAAGAGCCATTCACCGGCCATGTTTTGTGGTTGTTGGCTTCCAACTTTGCCTTCTGCGCACACCCCCGTCTGTCCTCGAGCTGGTAGACGGCAGAATGGCCAGTCCACGGGCACCGAGTCCACGACAGGGCGCTGCGTGCGAGCCCTGAGCCACATGTTCTGATGTGGGCTGCGCCCTCCGGGCTGCACTGGGGGAGGCCTGTGACATTAACCCAGACACGTCCAACCacaagagcaagaaaaaaatgctgCTGCCAATTCTAAGGTcacctaaaagattttttttttcataaaaagagaACGATTTGGGGCCAACTAGTTAGGGATGGGGCGTCTCTCCACACCTCGAGGCTGCGCCCCCGCACGCTGAGGTTTCCAAAGCCGCCAGATCGCAGAAAAATCCCGGCACAGCCCGCTGAAACACGCGGTTTAGGATCCCGGGTTGGAGCTGAAGATCCAGGCCAATCTGTGTGTTTCCTCCCCTGAATGAAGGTAGTGGCCGAGTTCACATGATTTCAGAATGTTTTGAACAGTTAATTCTGATATTTGAGAATTTTGTAAAAAGCCTCAGTAGAACAGTTTGGCGGTGGAAAGGCAAAACGATTCAAGTCCATGGCAACGCGGTCTCGCTGCGGCAGGACGGACTGGCTGGACGGCCGCAGGGGAGGCGCAGGTCTTGCAAACCACCGGGGAGAGAAACGAGGGACTTAACGTCCGCACAACTGGCAGAGCTGAGGACCCACGCGGCTGGCTGGCGCGGGCGCCAGGGCTCAGCGGATCACGGTCACGTGGGGCGCGGCGAGGCCCAGGTCCGTCTTGGAGGGGTACACCACCTTCAGGTGCCCGTCCTCGTCCAGCACCCGGACCTGCTCCACGACCAGCGCGGTGCTCCCGGCCTTTTCGGCACCTGAGCTCCCGCTGGGGTCCGGGGGCTGCCCGGAGACCGCATCGGCGTCGGGATCTGAAAGGGATCCGTCCTCTTGATTTTCTAGCGTGTACTTGTTGATTTCTGCCATTTTCTGCAAAGGAAAAATACCATTTCAGAGCgaccgggggtgggggctgcGAGGGGCGGCGGGAACACGGGGGTCTGACCGCGCCTTGGGGCCGGAGGGCCGACTGGGCAGGACGACTCACCAGCACGAGGGCGTCCATGACCTGCTTACAGGTCTGCAGACTCGCAGCACTTGTTACTTCCAAAAACAGAGCGGAAGTTGTTTTCTTAATCTTAAATCCGAAGAGTTTCAGAGAAGAATAAAGTTACCAGAGACATCAGCAAATGCTCGGAGGAAAAACCTATGAAAACCAGCGCCACGCAAACCAGGCCCGTCcccttcccagaggagaagcgGGGACGCACACGCGGTGACTCTCGGTGCAGCACCACGCGGGACAGGGACCCAGGCTCGGGGCCCGCACAGTCCGGGGGTGGACGGACGGGACGCCACCGTGCCGCAGCCACCGACGCAGGGAGCGCACGGCCTTACCTTCGTCTTCTCGCTGTTGGTTATCGGTGGGAAAGAGATCACGTCGCCATCCGCGTCCACAAGGCAGGGGTAACTGTCCTTCCCGTCCAGTAAGTGCAGGTATCTGCGGGCAGGAAACACAGAGGCGTAACTATGGGAGCACCGGACCGATGCCAGCTCGTGAGACGGATCCGTGGAAGGTCACGACGTCCGAGAGCCGGGGAGGGAGACGTGCTGAAGCCCGTGCTCACGTGGGTCTAGGGCAGTGGGCCACCCACACCCTGCCCCAGCGGCGGGGGATGTGCGCAAGACGCTGTCGGCCGGGCGGCTGTCCTGGCGTCAGGTGACCGCATTTGCCGTCCCCCATCCCCGTGCATGTGCTTTGGGCAGGAGGACCCCCGTCCCTCCAGGTGAGGGCCTGCGTGCTAAAGAAAGCCTCATCCCCCCAGAGCAGCGCCTGAGCCCCAGCTCCGCCAGAGCAGAGGCTGTCTGCCACGGCCGCTGCCCCACGCGGAATCCCTACCAGCACAGCGAGCGACGTCTGCGAGGTTTCACTTAACACCCGTAAGGGCAAGTCGCAAGTTGGGGCAGCCTAGGGGCGAGGCCGGAGCTGCCGTGGGGCGGGGTCGGAGGGAGGCGCGCTGACCTGTGCAGGCCCGACAGGTTCTGCCTCTTCTTGTGCTTCCTGTGCTCCTCCGCCTCCAGCTGCAACTGCCGCACCAGGTCCTTGGCCTTGACTTCTTTGCGCCCCAAGGGCACGATCTGCGGGTGGACACCTACGGGTGAGCTCAGATGGAGACAGGCTCCCCTTACAGCCACCGCCACTGCACGACGCCCGTTCCTCCGCTCATGGCACGTCGGCTTGGTGTCCCCTCGGCTCCCCCTCCATTCTCCTGTGACGGCGGGGTGAGCACGTGGGGCCCACGGAGGCCGCTCAGAGACCTGACGGCCACACATGCCGGTCCTCTCCAAGCTGGGCTGAACCTTCACCATGCCACACGTGACGGCATCTCCCAGGCCTGGGGCCCCTGGAAGGCCAAgacgggaggggcaggggctggcaccGGTCAACCAGGCGTGCAGCTGGGCACCAGGGCTACGGCGGCCCCCGGGAACCCTGGACGCCACAGGGAGTAACAGACCCGTGGAGGGACTTGGACAACCCAAGCTCACGCCTGTCCACTCCAAACGAGGGGTTCCGCAATCCGTCCACAAACCACAGGGTTTGGTGGAAGCTGAGGAAATACAGGAAACCACTTTCTAACCACTCCCTCCTCCGACAGGCGGACTTCCAAGGAAACTATAAACACGGCCCGTGTGTGACCCGGGAGTGCTCACCACAGCCCGAGCACACGCGCGGCTGCGTCCCAGGAAACTGCAAACAGTGCAGAGGGAGCGGGGGACATCACCTTGAGGTCCTGCGGTGGGCGGGCCGTATAGAGCAGGGGCCCGCGCACGGCCTGGAGGTCGTGGGTCGCGATGGTGGCCGCCGTCCTCTTCTCACAGACGTCCTCGTGGAGCTTCGTCTGCAACGGCAGGCCCGCGGAGCTCAGCACCTGTGCggccccccacccaccgcctcCCTGGCCCAAATGCATCCTGCGGGTCCTGCACTGGGAAGCCGTCTGTAGAATTCCTTCCTTCGGTAAGGGAGGCTCTGAGACCGAGAAGCCTCCCCGAACTGAAATGTGAGTCTCAACAAACGACAACAGGCTTCCAAAGTTCTTGGAAGCCCCGACGTTTGAGCTCTGAACTCCTGGCTGGGGGCGTGGGAGACTCGGATGTGGGGGGAGCTGCGTCACCCCGCGGGCCACGTGCCGGCCTGCAAACATCGGAGCTGGGCCTCCTACTTTAAAAGCTGGGCAAGCTGCACAGGAAAACAAATCAGGATGTTCGTCTAGTGTGGGAACAGCTGGGAAGACATGACCGTTTGTATACCACCGTGCAGGGGACTGTGCAACCCATTCCAGACGTGAGAAAATCCCCCAAGCCATCAGAAGCTCGGGAAATGCCGATCTCAGAAACAAGGCAGGACGGGAGAGGCGTCTGCGGAGGAGCAGGCGGCACCCATCCCTGCGACCGAGGCCCAGGGCCGGCCCGCTCCGTGCTCACGCACTGTGACTCCGCACCGGCCCCAGGGCTGCCTGCGCCAGCCCCTCGTGGGCCGTGGGCACCCACCTGGGAGGTGAGGAACCGTCTGAGTGCGTTCCCAGGCTTCAGGTCCATGCCTCTCACGACGGCCCCCACGATGA encodes:
- the SMIM1 gene encoding small integral membrane protein 1, with the translated sequence MQPQESGVQYSRWDDRSQDEVHVAAGSSAEAPCSWERISQKLCSGKLGIAMKVLGGVAVFWVIFILGYLTGYYVHKCK